AACCCGCTGGTTCTGCCGTATCATTTCCGGTAAAGCGTTCATTTAATTCGATGACAATCTCTTTTAAGCGCATGTAATCTGCTCCCGATATTTGTCGTAGCTCTTTTAATTTGCGTTGTTTTTCGATATCATCGGGAAGCTCGTACATCGCGAGGTCTAGGTGTTCAACAAAGTTGTGCAGACCAAATTTTTCGATCTGGATAGCTTGCAATACTTGTAAAAATTCATGGTTATTCATGGGAACCTCCTTTGTTGGAACGAAGGTCTCCAACAGTCCACTTGCTTGACGAGCCCTCAACTCGGGAGGGTTGTTCTGTTAATTCCTCAAGTTGAGGAATTAACTCCTCCAAGCGCTTCAGTCGTTCTTCCTCTTCTTCAATAATATGGTGGAAGTACAGTCGTTCTTTCTCTGTTGTCGCATTATCTACAGCAGGCTCCAACATATGGACAAAGGTTTCAATAGAAGATTTTGTCCGTTTGAAGAGGGTATGAAGTTCATGAAAAAGATGATCATCCATTAATGTAATCCCCCTAGAATTTTTGCCCTCTGCCCGTCATGGTTCTGGGTTTCTATGCTAATATTATGGTACGGTCATTGGTTTGTAAAGGTGTTCTCCTGTTATAAGTTACCCTAAAGGTGGTAAGATAAGCAGCGGATCATGATGAAAGTAATGGCTGTTAGAAGAGGTAGGTGTAATTAATGAGTAAACGATATCCTTCATTATATATAGATTTTTTTCAGTGCTATCACGATGGAGAGTATTGGGAAGCACACGAAGTGCTAGAAGAATTATGGCAAACAGAGCGGGCAAATGATTTTTATCACGGGCTGATTCAGATTGCGGCGATTTGTCATCAGCTAGAGCGAGGAAAAGTGCGTGGTGCCCGCAAGTTAGCAACAAGTGCGTGTGGTTACCTGGAGGCGTATCGCCCATTTCATCAAGAGGTTGATGTAGAGGGTGTAATCGATTGGCTTCAGCTATGTTTAGAGCGGTTGCCACACTCGGTAGGAATGATTGATCCAGCTGAGGTAAAGAAAATGAATCTAGGAATTGCTTCGTTGCCGCGCGCAACTGATTTGTAATTAAGCCACTCGAAGGATTAGATCCTTCGAGTGGCTTTTTTTAAGAGAGGTGGCATATCTCTACCTAAGGTTATTTTGACTTGAGATCAATCCCTGCTAATCATATTTTTATTTACCCCACATATAATATGATGATTATTTGAGGGAAGAGGGAGAATAATGAGTTCATTAGATGGGATGATTGTCATTGGTCCGAATGGAATTGGCTATAATAAGGTTCGGAAAATGTTCAACGCGCGCTTCGATAAATTCCCTAGTCTAGAAATTTTGCCTAGAAATGACGATGAAGCTATCAGGGCTGTAGACTTTGCGGTCAAAAATAGGATGCGACTCAGAGTGAAATCGAGGGGAAGAAGTTATGAAGGCTTTGATGCTGCAGATGGCCAGCTGATGATTTCAAAGGTGTTGATGAAAGGAGTGAAAGTCGACTCGGTTAGGAAAATAGCACAAGTAGAGGCTGGAGAGGTTATGGGCGATGTGAACAAAGCTTTGGCTAAATTTGATCGATTTATCCCACCATCGGCGTTAGCTACAAGTATGTCAGGAAATATATGTGGCGGTTTCTCTTATCTTACACGGAAATATGGCTTAACCATTGATAGCCTAGCAGGAGTCGATATGGTTGTTGCGAATAATGCGAATCAACTTCCTGTTCTGGTGCATGCAAATGCGACGACCAACCCAGAACTATTTTGGGCAACACAAGGTGGGGGATTAAATGTACCAGGGTTTATTACCCGTTTACATTATCGGTTACATCCGTTGGTGAATGTAAGTACTTTCCTTTTAAAATGGACCCTCAATTCATCAACTAATTTTAACAAACTTGGGCAAGTACTAGGGGTTTATCAATTTTGGGGATCTGAAGTAACCCGTGATCTCACGTCATCGTTTGCGATTACAAATACGGATGCAAGGGCAATCGGAATGTTTGTCGGTTCTAAAGAGAAGCTGAGGAGGATTCTACAACCACTACTCGATACGCAACCAGATATTGTAGAGATTGAACCGCCAACATCGATTCAAAACGCTTTTGATCGAATTATCACACAAGATATTTGGTATCAAACGATGACAATGAAAGACCAACTATTCTTTAAGAATACAGGAGTGTTTATCAGTCGTGTATTTAGTAGCAGTGAAATAGAGGCGATTGTGGAACAATTTACGGTAGCTCCATCGGGATCTTTTCTCATGCTCAATGCGTTAGGTGGTGCAGTGGGAGATCGAACAACTGCAGAAAGTGTCTATGGACATCGAAATGCTAAATATGCAATAGAAATCTCAAATAGCTGGGAGCAACCTGTATCTAATCGGGCTGAGCGGATTGCGTGGGTGAATAATTTACGTCGTAGCATCGAACGGACCAGAGTAAAAGAAGCTTATTCTGGGTGGGTGGATCTGTTGTTAGAAGATCCAGATGAACAGTACTACCCTACTACATTGGAACGATTACGCAGAGTTAATGAAAAATTTGATCCGCTTGATCTATTTGGTCAACCGCAAACGGTACAGGATTGTTAACCGAATGAGACTAAGGATCTTTGTTGTGCTCTAGAGGACGTTGAGGATTCATTTGTTATGAGTAGAAGGAGTGTCTTTTTTAAAAAAATCGGTGTTTACCGATGAAAGAGAGAAAGGGATCACTCCTTCTTCATTGTATCGCTCCAAGACAAACTCCTTGGTGTTGCGTACTGTTTATGTGTGTGCGTAGTTGCAAATAATGGACAAAAAATTACGTTTCTCTGGGGGATTGGACCATGAGTATGCATGAACATAAAACGTTTTCATCTACACAATCGGTGGGGTGTAAGGTAATTGTTGTTTCAGATACTCGCAATAGAGAAACCGATGAAAATGGACGACTATTGATGGAGTTACTAGAAAAGGAGGAATTTTCTGTTGTTGGCTATGAAATTGTAAAAGGAAACATTCGTTTGGTTCAAGAAGCGATCCAGAGTGGGTGCGAGAACCCAGCTATCGATGTGGTGCTAACAAAAGGGGGGACAGGAATAGCAAGATATGATGTTACATATGAA
This sequence is a window from Mechercharimyces sp. CAU 1602. Protein-coding genes within it:
- a CDS encoding DUF309 domain-containing protein, translating into MSKRYPSLYIDFFQCYHDGEYWEAHEVLEELWQTERANDFYHGLIQIAAICHQLERGKVRGARKLATSACGYLEAYRPFHQEVDVEGVIDWLQLCLERLPHSVGMIDPAEVKKMNLGIASLPRATDL
- a CDS encoding FAD-binding oxidoreductase, which produces MSSLDGMIVIGPNGIGYNKVRKMFNARFDKFPSLEILPRNDDEAIRAVDFAVKNRMRLRVKSRGRSYEGFDAADGQLMISKVLMKGVKVDSVRKIAQVEAGEVMGDVNKALAKFDRFIPPSALATSMSGNICGGFSYLTRKYGLTIDSLAGVDMVVANNANQLPVLVHANATTNPELFWATQGGGLNVPGFITRLHYRLHPLVNVSTFLLKWTLNSSTNFNKLGQVLGVYQFWGSEVTRDLTSSFAITNTDARAIGMFVGSKEKLRRILQPLLDTQPDIVEIEPPTSIQNAFDRIITQDIWYQTMTMKDQLFFKNTGVFISRVFSSSEIEAIVEQFTVAPSGSFLMLNALGGAVGDRTTAESVYGHRNAKYAIEISNSWEQPVSNRAERIAWVNNLRRSIERTRVKEAYSGWVDLLLEDPDEQYYPTTLERLRRVNEKFDPLDLFGQPQTVQDC
- a CDS encoding molybdenum cofactor biosynthesis protein B → MSMHEHKTFSSTQSVGCKVIVVSDTRNRETDENGRLLMELLEKEEFSVVGYEIVKGNIRLVQEAIQSGCENPAIDVVLTKGGTGIARYDVTYEAVSGLLEKELVGFGELFRMISYEEIGSGAMMSRALAGTIGRKAVFSIPGSRNAINLAMKKLILPELKHIVWDLHRQ